The following proteins are co-located in the Cupriavidus pauculus genome:
- a CDS encoding c-type cytochrome — MDVRRFFRIASSALAAFIIFVVLAVGSTYWWGGRKLVRKVDVAVQPVPIPTDAGAIAHGRYLYESRGCADCHGARGTGKQVFDEANGFRVFAPDLTRANPDMAAYQPADWDRAIRHGVAPSGRPLLVMPSEDYNRLSNDDFAALVAYVQSLPPGPGRRGEVHFPWYLQGMYGAGVIQDAAQKIDHTLPPAAPVAAAVTTQYGAYVANSCKGCHGADLRGGHIPGAPPDWPSAANLQPGGAMKAYPQAGQFVTMMRTGKRPDGTDVSRVMPFSAFAKMNDTDLQALYLFLTQK; from the coding sequence ATGGACGTCAGGCGATTCTTCCGCATTGCCAGCTCGGCGCTGGCCGCCTTCATCATCTTCGTGGTGCTGGCCGTGGGCAGTACGTACTGGTGGGGCGGGCGCAAGCTCGTGCGCAAAGTGGACGTGGCGGTGCAGCCGGTGCCGATACCGACCGACGCGGGCGCCATCGCCCATGGCCGCTATCTCTATGAGTCGCGCGGCTGCGCCGACTGCCACGGCGCCCGGGGCACGGGCAAGCAGGTGTTCGACGAGGCCAACGGCTTCCGGGTGTTCGCTCCGGACCTGACCCGCGCCAATCCGGACATGGCGGCCTACCAGCCGGCTGACTGGGACCGCGCCATCCGGCACGGCGTGGCGCCGTCGGGCCGGCCGCTGCTGGTGATGCCCAGCGAGGACTACAACCGGCTGTCCAACGACGACTTTGCCGCGCTGGTGGCCTATGTCCAGAGCCTGCCGCCCGGCCCGGGCCGGCGCGGCGAGGTGCATTTCCCGTGGTACCTGCAGGGCATGTACGGCGCGGGCGTGATCCAGGACGCGGCGCAGAAGATCGACCACACCCTGCCGCCGGCCGCGCCGGTGGCCGCAGCGGTGACCACCCAGTACGGCGCCTACGTGGCCAATTCGTGCAAGGGCTGCCACGGCGCGGACCTGCGCGGCGGCCATATCCCCGGCGCGCCGCCGGACTGGCCCTCGGCGGCCAACCTGCAGCCGGGCGGCGCCATGAAGGCGTACCCGCAGGCCGGCCAGTTCGTGACCATGATGCGCACCGGCAAGCGGCCCGATGGCACCGACGTCAGCCGCGTGATGCCGTTCAGCGCTTTCGCCAAGATGAACGACACCGACCTGCAGGCGCTCTATCTGTTCCTCACCCAGAAATAA
- a CDS encoding diguanylate cyclase codes for MTPDTAAPVLPSPPPATGRGRPLLLAAAGYFVLALVGLWLARIPGHAAAVWTANAFGLGLLLHRPRREAPALLGVMLAANIAADMLGAGHPPGAALLLSIANLAELAGSALLVRSMVGHHAMARSGQLATFALTLGIASTVGPALSGLLGAWVISAQYGTAFPKVWWNWWNAGAIGMVLLLPLMVSISRERVRATRQRPMLARLAGLYTLCVAIGAGALQAGHDPFVVMSLPLVIVALASNPFATALLTLLAAVAAECIGLVSGMEFLASRSVPLSGALVMVFPVCIAFMTEQNRKGRLELRSSERRFRQALEHSAIGMALVGMDGRWLVVNHALTDQLGYTADELRDLPFQLMTHPDDLAADLRKVEQLLAGEIDSYRMEKRYRHKDGHYRWTLLAVSLDRDDDTGRPNHFIAQVEDIHARKLAQEQLEQLTRRTQLAVEAGGVGIWEWDFSQAAITWDTRMHALHGTPPELGPPTLAQWIAMVHPEDVSRVSTEMRQAIRGVRRFDTEYRVVRPTGEIRHVRAMATISRHEDDTTRALVGTNWDITEQRSLHRALFEEKERLHITLRSIGDAVICTDRVMRVTFMNPIAEQLTGWSMDAAMGQPLEQVFRIVDEDTDLTIPSPVEQCLETLRPAYLQEGAVLQSLTGERHDVQDSAAPVLANDGSVLGAVLVFQDITTSRALQRELAHSATHDALTGLPNRAWFEKRLRESCEQARAQGHRAALCFIDLDRFKIVNDTAGHGAGDVLLRELGYVIRHQVRPDDLLARLGGDEFALLLKDCSVDHAEQVCQKVIDAVRERRFPWDGRVYDVGASIGIAAIDADVPPVSELMSRADVACYAAKAAGRNRVSVYRRDESDARRHHRELEVAAGIHSALEANRFRLYAQEIRSLRPGQDDSRHVEILVRMVDEQGTLIMPGAFIPAAERYDLMGHIDRWVIRNVLQQYGTRLAGVPGLSVSINLSANSLGEPFLLPFLHAALEDSALPASRIRLEITETALINNMTAAARVVADMRSAGCTVALDDFGSGLSSFSYLKQFPVDYLKIDGSFIRNLARNAVDREIVSSINDIGHRLGVRTVAEWVEDEGTLHTLRAIGVDYAQGYAIGKPMPLEAFLDTCESAEA; via the coding sequence ATGACGCCTGACACGGCCGCACCCGTCCTACCCTCCCCGCCCCCGGCTACCGGCCGCGGGCGCCCGCTGCTGCTGGCGGCGGCGGGTTACTTCGTCCTGGCCCTGGTCGGCCTGTGGCTGGCCCGCATCCCCGGTCACGCCGCCGCCGTGTGGACGGCCAACGCGTTCGGCCTGGGCCTGCTGCTGCACCGCCCCCGCCGCGAGGCCCCCGCGCTGCTGGGGGTCATGCTGGCCGCCAACATCGCGGCGGACATGCTGGGCGCCGGCCACCCGCCGGGCGCCGCGCTGCTGCTGTCCATCGCCAACCTTGCCGAGCTGGCCGGTTCGGCGCTGCTGGTGCGCAGCATGGTCGGCCACCATGCGATGGCGCGCTCGGGCCAGCTGGCCACGTTCGCGCTGACGCTGGGCATCGCGTCCACGGTGGGCCCGGCGCTGAGCGGCCTGCTGGGCGCCTGGGTGATCTCGGCGCAGTACGGCACGGCGTTCCCCAAGGTCTGGTGGAACTGGTGGAACGCGGGCGCCATCGGCATGGTGCTGCTGTTGCCGCTGATGGTGTCGATCTCGCGCGAGCGCGTGCGCGCCACCCGCCAGCGGCCGATGCTGGCGCGGCTGGCCGGGCTCTACACGCTGTGCGTGGCCATTGGCGCCGGCGCGCTGCAGGCCGGGCACGACCCGTTCGTGGTGATGTCGCTGCCGCTGGTGATCGTCGCGCTGGCCAGCAACCCGTTTGCCACGGCGCTGCTGACGCTGCTGGCCGCCGTGGCCGCCGAATGCATCGGGCTGGTGTCGGGCATGGAATTCCTGGCGTCGCGGTCGGTGCCGCTGTCGGGCGCGCTGGTGATGGTCTTTCCGGTCTGCATCGCGTTCATGACCGAACAGAACCGCAAGGGCCGGCTGGAACTGCGCAGCAGCGAGCGGCGCTTCCGGCAGGCGCTGGAGCACTCGGCCATCGGCATGGCGCTGGTGGGCATGGACGGCCGCTGGCTCGTGGTCAACCACGCGCTGACCGACCAGCTTGGCTACACCGCCGACGAACTGCGCGACCTGCCGTTCCAGCTCATGACCCACCCCGACGACCTGGCCGCCGACCTGCGCAAGGTGGAGCAGCTGCTGGCCGGCGAGATCGATTCGTACCGGATGGAAAAGCGCTACCGGCACAAGGACGGCCACTACCGCTGGACGCTGCTGGCCGTGTCGCTGGACCGCGACGACGATACGGGCCGCCCCAACCACTTCATCGCCCAGGTGGAAGACATCCACGCCCGCAAGCTGGCGCAGGAACAGCTCGAACAGCTCACGCGCCGCACCCAGCTTGCCGTGGAAGCCGGTGGCGTGGGCATCTGGGAATGGGATTTCTCGCAGGCGGCCATCACCTGGGACACCCGTATGCACGCGCTGCACGGCACCCCGCCGGAGCTGGGCCCGCCCACGCTGGCGCAGTGGATCGCTATGGTCCACCCCGAAGACGTGAGCCGCGTGAGCACCGAGATGCGCCAGGCCATCCGCGGCGTGCGGCGCTTTGACACCGAATACCGCGTGGTGCGGCCCACGGGCGAGATCCGCCACGTGCGCGCCATGGCCACCATCTCGCGCCACGAGGACGACACCACGCGCGCGCTGGTGGGCACCAACTGGGACATCACCGAGCAGCGCAGCCTGCACCGCGCGCTGTTCGAGGAAAAGGAGCGGCTGCACATCACGCTGCGCTCCATCGGCGACGCCGTGATCTGCACGGACCGCGTCATGCGCGTGACGTTCATGAACCCGATCGCCGAGCAGCTGACCGGCTGGAGCATGGACGCCGCGATGGGCCAGCCGCTGGAACAGGTGTTCCGCATCGTCGACGAGGATACCGACCTGACCATCCCGAGCCCGGTGGAGCAGTGCCTGGAAACGCTGCGCCCGGCCTACCTGCAGGAAGGCGCCGTGCTGCAGAGCCTGACCGGCGAGCGCCACGACGTGCAGGATTCGGCCGCGCCGGTGCTGGCCAACGACGGCAGCGTGCTGGGCGCGGTGCTGGTGTTCCAGGACATCACCACGTCGCGCGCGCTGCAGCGCGAACTGGCCCACTCGGCCACGCACGACGCGCTGACCGGCCTGCCCAACCGCGCCTGGTTCGAGAAGCGGCTGCGCGAGTCGTGCGAGCAGGCGCGCGCGCAGGGCCATCGCGCGGCGCTCTGCTTTATCGACCTGGACCGCTTCAAGATCGTCAACGACACGGCCGGCCACGGCGCCGGCGACGTGCTGCTGCGCGAGCTGGGCTACGTGATCCGCCACCAGGTACGGCCCGACGACCTGCTGGCGCGGCTGGGCGGCGACGAATTCGCGCTGCTGCTCAAGGACTGCAGCGTCGACCACGCCGAGCAGGTCTGCCAGAAGGTCATCGACGCCGTGCGCGAGCGCCGCTTTCCGTGGGACGGCCGCGTCTACGACGTGGGCGCCAGCATCGGCATCGCGGCCATCGACGCCGACGTGCCGCCCGTGAGTGAACTGATGAGCCGCGCCGACGTGGCCTGCTACGCCGCCAAGGCGGCCGGCCGCAACCGCGTGTCGGTCTATCGCCGCGACGAGAGCGACGCCCGGCGCCACCACCGCGAGCTGGAAGTGGCCGCCGGCATCCATTCGGCGCTGGAAGCCAACCGCTTCCGGCTCTACGCGCAGGAAATCCGCTCGCTGCGCCCGGGCCAGGACGACTCGCGCCACGTGGAGATCCTGGTGCGCATGGTCGACGAGCAGGGCACGCTGATCATGCCCGGCGCGTTCATCCCGGCCGCCGAGCGCTACGACCTGATGGGCCACATCGACCGCTGGGTGATCCGCAACGTGCTGCAGCAGTACGGCACCCGGCTGGCCGGCGTGCCGGGGCTGTCGGTGTCGATCAACCTGTCGGCCAACTCGCTGGGCGAGCCGTTCCTGCTGCCGTTCCTGCACGCCGCGCTGGAAGACTCGGCGCTGCCGGCCAGCCGCATCCGCCTGGAAATCACCGAGACGGCGCTGATCAACAACATGACCGCCGCCGCCCGCGTGGTGGCCGACATGCGCAGCGCCGGCTGCACCGTGGCGCTGGACGACTTCGGCTCCGGGCTGTCGTCGTTCTCGTACCTGAAGCAGTTTCCGGTTGACTACCTCAAGATCGACGGCAGCTTCATCCGCAACCTGGCCCGCAACGCCGTGGACCGCGAGATCGTCAGCTCGATCAACGACATCGGCCACCGCCTGGGCGTGCGCACCGTGGCCGAATGGGTGGAAGACGAAGGCACGCTGCACACGCTGCGCGCCATCGGCGTGGACTACGCCCAGGGCTACGCCATCGGCAAGCCGATGCCGCTGGAGGCATTCCTGGATACCTGCGAGAGCGCGGAGGCCTAG
- a CDS encoding dicarboxylate/amino acid:cation symporter translates to MTKRLPTLIFVAMLLGVLAGTAAHNMAPDAAAAKAIADKLSILTDVFLRMIKMIIGPLVFATLVSGIASMGDGKTVGRIGLKAMAWFMAASITSLLLGLAMANLLAPGHGMNLPLPAADAASNLKTGALNLRDFVAHMFPKSFVEAMATNEVLQIVVFSLFFGFALGTLKDGVGKPVLAGIDGLGHIMLKVTNYVMAFAPVGVFGAVAAVITSQGLGVLVVYAKLLGSVYAALALLWIALIAGGYYFLGRDIFKLIRQLRAPLMIGFATASSESAYPKVIDQLSRFGVKSRITNFVLPLGYSFNLDGSIMYTSFAALFVAQVYGIELSLSQQITMLLVLLVTSKGIAGVPRASLVVVAAVLPMFGLPEAGILLVLGIDHVLDMGRTVTNVLGNAIATTVVAKSENAIGAPELADEDDTSAADTGLTPVQAMASK, encoded by the coding sequence ATGACAAAACGACTGCCAACCCTGATCTTCGTAGCGATGCTGCTTGGCGTGCTGGCCGGCACGGCCGCGCACAACATGGCGCCGGACGCGGCCGCCGCGAAGGCGATTGCCGACAAGCTGTCGATCCTGACCGACGTGTTCCTGCGGATGATCAAGATGATCATCGGCCCGCTGGTGTTCGCCACGTTGGTGTCCGGCATTGCCAGCATGGGCGACGGCAAGACCGTTGGCCGGATCGGCCTGAAGGCGATGGCGTGGTTCATGGCGGCGTCCATCACGTCGCTGCTGCTGGGCCTGGCGATGGCCAACCTGCTGGCCCCGGGCCACGGCATGAACCTGCCGCTGCCGGCCGCCGACGCCGCGTCGAACCTGAAGACCGGCGCGCTGAACCTGCGCGACTTCGTGGCTCACATGTTCCCGAAGAGCTTCGTCGAGGCCATGGCCACCAACGAGGTGCTGCAGATCGTGGTGTTCTCGCTGTTCTTCGGCTTTGCGCTGGGCACGCTCAAGGACGGCGTGGGCAAGCCCGTGCTGGCCGGCATCGACGGCCTGGGCCACATCATGCTCAAGGTGACCAACTACGTGATGGCGTTCGCCCCGGTGGGCGTGTTCGGCGCCGTGGCGGCCGTGATCACGTCGCAGGGCCTGGGCGTGCTGGTGGTCTACGCCAAGCTGCTGGGCAGCGTGTATGCCGCGCTGGCGCTGCTGTGGATCGCGCTGATCGCCGGGGGCTACTACTTCCTGGGCCGCGACATCTTCAAGCTGATCCGCCAGCTGCGCGCGCCGCTGATGATCGGCTTTGCCACAGCCAGCAGCGAATCGGCCTACCCGAAGGTGATCGACCAGTTGAGCCGCTTTGGCGTCAAGAGCCGCATCACCAATTTCGTGCTGCCGCTGGGCTACTCGTTCAACCTGGACGGGTCGATCATGTACACGTCGTTCGCCGCGCTGTTCGTGGCGCAGGTGTACGGCATCGAGCTGTCGCTGTCGCAGCAGATCACGATGCTGCTGGTGCTGCTGGTGACCAGCAAGGGCATTGCCGGCGTGCCGCGCGCATCGCTGGTGGTGGTGGCCGCCGTGCTGCCGATGTTCGGCCTGCCCGAGGCCGGCATCCTGCTGGTGCTGGGCATCGACCACGTCCTGGACATGGGCCGCACCGTGACCAATGTCCTGGGCAATGCCATTGCCACGACCGTTGTCGCCAAAAGCGAGAACGCGATTGGCGCGCCGGAGCTGGCGGACGAGGATGACACCTCGGCCGCCGATACCGGCCTGACACCCGTTCAGGCCATGGCCAGCAAGTAA